From Paenibacillus sp. V4I7, one genomic window encodes:
- a CDS encoding NarK/NasA family nitrate transporter, whose protein sequence is MVDRKSFMQVGHKGSLFSSFLYFDMSFMVWVLLGPLAVILANDFQLNAAEKANLVALPVLGGSILRLVLGVLTDKIGPKLTGQIGLTLTLIPLFWGWQFANTMGDMYFVALMLGIAGASFAAALPLASSWYPPQYQGLAMGIAGAGNSGTIFATLFANRLAQHYGDWHIVFGIAMIPIALTLIIFSLLAKDSPNKPAPKTIAEYGKVLKQKDSWLFCILYSVTFGGFVGMASYLTIFFNTQYGLAPVKAADFTTICVIGGSFFRPVGGWLADKIGGIRMLMVLYGVVALMMAGISTLPSLSLTTVMLFVAMMAFGMGNGSVFQLVPQRFKTELGVITGVVGAAGGLGGFFLPKILGNLKLSTGSFTPGFLILSAIAISCLLLIAIVQGQWKRTWIGEGGKVKVAPASMDSVHA, encoded by the coding sequence ATGGTTGATCGGAAAAGTTTTATGCAAGTCGGGCACAAAGGGTCATTGTTCAGTTCATTCTTATATTTTGATATGAGCTTCATGGTTTGGGTTCTTCTTGGGCCACTAGCGGTCATTCTCGCCAATGATTTTCAGCTGAATGCAGCAGAGAAAGCGAATCTCGTCGCATTGCCTGTTTTGGGCGGATCCATTCTTCGATTAGTACTTGGTGTGTTAACAGATAAAATCGGTCCAAAGCTTACAGGGCAAATCGGATTAACGTTAACTTTAATACCATTGTTCTGGGGCTGGCAATTCGCTAACACCATGGGTGATATGTACTTCGTGGCTTTGATGCTCGGTATTGCCGGAGCAAGTTTTGCCGCTGCTCTGCCGCTGGCTAGCAGCTGGTATCCGCCGCAGTATCAAGGGTTAGCAATGGGAATCGCGGGAGCAGGGAATAGCGGTACGATCTTCGCGACCTTATTCGCAAACCGACTAGCTCAACATTATGGTGATTGGCATATTGTTTTTGGCATAGCGATGATACCAATTGCTCTAACGCTTATCATCTTCAGTCTGTTGGCGAAGGATAGTCCTAATAAGCCTGCGCCTAAGACAATTGCCGAATATGGCAAGGTATTGAAACAAAAAGATTCATGGCTATTCTGTATTTTATACAGTGTAACCTTCGGTGGTTTCGTTGGAATGGCATCGTACTTGACCATCTTCTTTAACACACAATACGGTTTAGCTCCAGTTAAAGCGGCTGACTTTACAACAATATGCGTGATCGGTGGGAGCTTCTTCCGCCCGGTAGGCGGATGGCTTGCTGATAAGATAGGCGGCATTCGGATGTTAATGGTCCTGTACGGCGTTGTAGCTTTGATGATGGCTGGTATTTCCACACTTCCATCACTTTCCTTAACAACAGTCATGCTCTTCGTCGCCATGATGGCTTTCGGTATGGGGAATGGATCGGTTTTCCAACTTGTTCCACAGCGTTTCAAGACGGAACTTGGTGTTATAACAGGAGTCGTAGGGGCAGCAGGGGGATTGGGCGGTTTCTTCTTACCCAAGATTCTCGGTAACCTGAAACTATCGACAGGCTCTTTTACACCAGGTTTCCTAATCCTAAGTGCTATTGCGATTTCATGTCTCTTGTTGATCGCTATTGTGCAAGGACAATGGAAACGTACATGGATAGGCGAAGGCGGCAAAGTGAAGGTAGCTCCAGCTTCTATGGATAGTGTGCATGCTTAA